Proteins encoded in a region of the Sugiyamaella lignohabitans strain CBS 10342 chromosome B, complete sequence genome:
- a CDS encoding copper-containing amine oxidase has translation MTISNIPSSVKTPFDPITAEEITVASSFLKKKLSPLVVQFRVIDVDEPRKAQVIEYLEKKKLNKDAPLPTRYVKLIYVKSDSPHLQKSIYNVDTGSIESTVEFPLGVKSSVDLDAMPVLEELCLTHPKTLEEIKLLQIPDGYTVVTDPWIYGTDDSTETRSLIQFYMYIRKGEHPEANHYSIPLKFSPVFDSDSLEFVRMDYLPSGIDSSTDKARLPWTVVEPIEYSHDLHKDGVRDGLKPLVVSQPEGASFEVNGTEITWQGWSLNVGFTVREGPVLYNLSFKGRSIMYRLSFSELTVPYGDPRAPYHRKQAFDLGDVGYGASANSLKLGCDCLGHIKYLSSYRSSNKGEPILLDSVVCIHEQDSGLLFKHTNFRNGAATLSRRRQLVIQSIATLANYEYIIAFILNQAGEIEVEIRATGILSTMPIDYGSKVPWGTTLGPGLFAANHQHLFSFRIDPAVDGFNNTISYEETFPMKRDPVDNPFGVGFGAKRTIVQNSGHFELDPTKNRTFKISNESIKNKVTGNPVAYKLLAPSSQMMLMDDESFNVKRAVYAKHPIWVTKYKDGELYAAGEFTNQSQEETGLGKWTARDDSLDKNDPVLWYTFGLTHNPRPEDFPIMPVEGASFMLIPSGFFNKNPALDVPPSLQTLNKSTLADETACHMDKLSL, from the coding sequence ATGACGATTTCAAATATACCTAGTTCTGTGAAAACACCATTTGATCCAATCACTGCCGAGGAGATAACAGTGGCATCATCAttcttgaaaaagaaactatCTCCTCTAGTAGTCCAATTTCGTGTAATTGATGTGGATGAACCCAGGAAAGCCCAAGTTATAGAGTAtcttgagaaaaaaaaactcaaCAAAGATGCCCCTTTACCAACTCGCTACGTTAAACTGATTTATGTCAAGAGTGATTCTCCCCATCTTCAGAAATCAATTTACAATGTGGATACAGGATCGATTGAATCCACTGTAGAGTTCCCATTAGGGGTTAAGTCTTCGGTTGATCTCGATGCAATGCCAGTGTTGGAGGAGCTCTGCTTGACGCACCCGAAAACTCTCGAGGAAATCAAGCTACTTCAAATACCTGACGGGTATACTGTTGTCACTGACCCATGGATTTATGGAACTGACGATTCTACAGAGACCAGAAGTTTGATTCAGTTCTACATGTATATTCGGAAAGGGGAGCATCCTGAGGCCAACCATTATTCTATCCCGTTAAAGTTCAGTCCCGTTTTTGATAGTGATAGTCTGGAATTTGTCCGTATGGACTACCTTCCTTCGGGTATTGATTCGTCTACAGACAAAGCACGACTGCCATGGACTGTAGTAGAACCCATCGAATATTCTCACGATCTACATAAAGATGGGGTTCGTGATGGACTCAAACCATTGGTAGTTAGTCAGCCAGAAGGTGCTTCATTTGAAGTAAACGGAACAGAAATCACATGGCAAGGGTGGTCTCTTAATGTTGGATTTACAGTTCGTGAGGGCCCCGTTCTTTATAACCTTTCTTTCAAAGGACGGTCCATTATGTATAGGCTTTCGTTTTCAGAATTGACAGTACCGTATGGGGACCCCAGAGCTCCATATCATAGGAAACAAGCATTTGACTTGGGTGATGTCGGTTATGGTGCAAGTGCCAACTCCTTGAAATTAGGATGTGATTGCCTTGGCCACATTAAATATTTGAGTTCGTATCGTAGCAGCAATAAAGGCGAACCAATTCTCTTGGATTCTGTCGTTTGTATACATGAACAAGATTCGGGTCTATTATTTAAGCATACCAATTTCCGAAATGGGGCCGCCACACTTTCTAGAAGACGTCAGCTTGTTATTCAATCAATTGCTACTCTGGCGAATTATGAATACATCATTGCATTTATTCTCAATCAAGCGGGTGAAATCGAAGTTGAGATTCGTGCGACCGGCATATTATCAACCATGCCAATAGATTATGGCTCAAAAGTACCGTGGGGTACAACTCTAGGACCTGGGCTATTTGCAGcaaatcaccagcatctcTTCTCTTTCCGTATTGATCCTGCTGTAGATGGTTTCAATAACACCATCTCCTACGAGGAGACATTTCCGATGAAGCGGGATCCTGTTGATAATCCCTTCGGAGTTGGGTTTGGAGCCAAGAGAACTATAGTGCAGAATAGTGGACATTTTGAGCTGGACCCCACTAAAAACAGAACGttcaaaatatccaatGAGTCGATCAAGAATAAGGTCACTGGAAATCCAGTGGCATATAAACTTTTAGCACCTTCTAGCCAAATGATGCTTATGGACGACGAGTCGTTTAACGTGAAGAGAGCGGTTTATGCCAAACACCCCATCTGGGTAACGAAATACAAGGATGGGGAATTGTATGCTGCAGGTGAGTTCACCAACCAAAgccaagaagaaacaggGCTGGGCAAGTGGACCGCCAGGGACGATTCGTTAGATAAAAATGATCCTGTCTTATGGTATACATTTGGATTGACTCATAATCCTCGTCCCGAGGATTTCCCTATTATGCCTGTAGAAGGTGCTAGTTTTATGTTGATTCCTTCAGGattttttaataaaaatcCTGCCCTTGATGTTCCACCAAGTTTACAGACCTTAAACAAGTCCACACTGGCGGATGAGACTGCTTGTCATATGGATAAACTATCACTGTAA
- the SAY1 gene encoding Say1p (Sterol deacetylase; component of the sterol acetylation/deacetylation cycle along with Atf2p; active both in the endoplasmic reticulum (ER) and in lipid droplets; integral membrane protein with active site in the ER lumen; green fluorescent protein (GFP)-fusion protein localizes to the ER; GO_component: GO:0005783 - endoplasmic reticulum [Evidence IEA]; GO_component: GO:0005783 - endoplasmic reticulum [Evidence IDA] [PMID 14562095]; GO_component: GO:0005783 - endoplasmic reticulum [Evidence IDA] [PMID 24868093]; GO_component: GO:0005788 - endoplasmic reticulum lumen [Evidence IDA] [PMID 18034159]; GO_component: GO:0005789 - endoplasmic reticulum membrane [Evidence IEA]; GO_component: GO:0016021 - integral component of membrane [Evidence IEA]; GO_component: GO:0016021 - integral component of membrane [Evidence IDA] [PMID 18034159]; GO_component: GO:0005811 - lipid particle [Evidence IDA] [PMID 24868093]; GO_component: GO:0016020 - membrane [Evidence IEA]; GO_function: GO:0016787 - hydrolase activity [Evidence IEA]; GO_function: GO:0034084 - steryl deacetylase activity [Evidence IDA,IMP] [PMID 18034159]; GO_process: GO:0009636 - response to toxic substance [Evidence IMP] [PMID 18034159]; GO_process: GO:0034210 - sterol deacetylation [Evidence IMP] [PMID 18034159]; GO_process: GO:0016125 - sterol metabolic process [Evidence IMP] [PMID 18034159]): MYCCTIRMANSLLTLNNFRLLFTPVIEPNKLLKSLESRAKGLNNYNTQFHGTKAHWVVEAQNRTPGDPVFVYFHGGGYCLPLLDTHIKFLIQLYKTLNDSRFSILVVDYSLAPEKPYPTQLIEAATVYQELVDKDHARKIILSGDSAGGNLAVVLSAHLKHHHPEAPLPETYVQPFAEVLISPWIKIFPELEGSYLENSDADILGLGAREWANAYISNDEKLLEVPWVSPLDSKPEFWEGVFPKNTLITCGENEVMKDDVLRFKQLVKIPRLHYELDGSHNSLFLDRNLKNHALLLEIVHYIREILGTGPPQSVLAAKESHNAHATKL; encoded by the coding sequence ATGTACTGCTGTACTATCAGAATGGCTAACTCTTTATTAACATTGAATAATTTTAGACTACTGTTCACACCTGTTATTGAGCCCAACAAGTTGCTGAAGTCACTCGAATCCAGGGCTAAGGGATTGAACAATTATAATACCCAATTCCATGGAACAAAGGCCCATTGGGTAGTTGAAGCACAAAATAGAACGCCTGGTGACCCAGTCTTTGTTTATTTCCACGGTGGGGGCTACTGCTTACCCCTGTTAGACACGCACATTAAATTTTTGATACAGCTCTACAAGACGTTGAACGACTCAAGATTCTCGATCTTGGTGGTTGATTATAGTTTGGCGCCTGAGAAACCATATCCTACTCAACTTATAGAGGCTGCTACGGTCTACCAGGAGCTGGTGGACAAGGATCATGCAAGAAAGATAATTCTTTCCGGtgattctgctggtggtaatCTTGCTGTAGTCCTCAGTGCTCACCTGAAGCATCATCACCCAGAAGCACCACTACCGGAGACCTATGTGCAGCCTTTTGCCGAAGTCTTGATTTCACCATGGATCAAGATCTTTCCTGAGCTAGAGGGATCTTATTTGGAAAACAGCGACGCTGATATCCTAGGCTTGGGAGCGAGAGAGTGGGCTAACGCGTACATTAGCAATGACGAGAAGTTGCTTGAAGTTCCCTGGGTAAGTCCATTGGATTCCAAGCCTGAATTCTGGGAAGGCGTTTTTCCTAAAAATACTCTCATCACCTGTGGAGAGAATGAAGTAATGAAAGATGATGTGCTTAGATTCAAACAGTTGGTCAAGATTCCAAGACTTCACTATGAACTCGATGGTAGTCACAACTCATTATTCCTCGATAGAAATTTAAAGAATCATGCACTTTTATTAGAGATTGTTCATTATATTCGGGAAATATTAGGAACGGGTCCTCCACAGAGTGTATTGGCTGCCAAGGAGTCTCACAATGCTCATGCTACCAAGTTATAA
- the PYD3 gene encoding putative beta-alanine synthase (similar to S.kluyveri pyd3 (AAK60518) beta-alanine synthase involved in pyrimidine catabolism; allele of CaO19.8949): MTTFRVNSTRIWDTLHESCQWGATPDGGMNRVTLNDDDKRVREWFILEGKKLGCQIKIDQMGTIFLIRAGEDNSIAPIAIGSHLDTQPSGGRYDGIVGVHTGLEILRTFHENNYVTYAPICVVNWTNEEGARFPKTMVSSGVWSGQISLEDAYNVEDINNPGLFFGKELEKIGYKGEVPASYKDNPLSAHFEVHIEQGTRLETAGLDIGIVSGVKGIRWFEIEIFGTEGHTGTTPMEGRKDALAASSEMILCVEETAKKHGGLGTVGVIHPLPQSPNTIPGYSKFSVDCRHDSNADLVRYTEELLENLEAISRKRQVKYTIKETWHFKQLEFDSDCKAAIQESAEENGLTFTSLYSGIGHDSCYTATRVPTAMIFIPCKNGISHSPKEYSSPKAVADGAQAMLGAVIRYDQRLRELGK; the protein is encoded by the coding sequence ATGACAACATTTAGAGTCAATAGTACACGAATCTGGGATACCCTTCACGAGTCCTGCCAATGGGGAGCCACTCCAGATGGTGGAATGAACCGTGTTACCTTGAATGACGATGATAAGCGTGTTCGCGAATGGTTCATTTTGGAAGGAAAGAAGCTTGGATGCCAAATTAAGATTGATCAAATGGGGACTATTTTTCTGATTAGAGCAGGCGAAGATAACAGTATCGCaccaattgcaattggGTCGCATCTGGATACTCAGCCTTCCGGTGGACGTTATGACGGTATAGTTGGAGTCCATACTGGTTTGGAGATACTGAGAACGTTTCACGAGAATAATTATGTGACGTACGCTCCTATCTGCGTGGTCAACTGGACTAATGAAGAAGGTGCCAGATTTCCGAAAACAATGGTTTCTAGTGGTGTATGGAGTGGTCAAATATCCTTGGAGGATGCATACAACGTCGAAGACATCAACAACCCTGGACTATTTTTTGGTAAGGAACTAGAAAAGATTGGTTATAAAGGAGAAGTTCCAGCATCATATAAGGATAATCCACTATCGGCTCATTTTGAGGTTCATATTGAACAAGGTACAAGGCTGGAAACAGCAGGACTGGATATTGGTATTGTATCTGGTGTGAAAGGTATCCGGTGGtttgagattgaaatttttgGAACCGAGGGTCACACTGGAACAACTCCCATggaaggaagaaaagatgCGCTAGCTGCTTCAAGTGAGATGATTCTTTGTGTTGAAGAGACTGCAAAAAAGCATGGTGGTTTAGGAACAGTCGGTGTGATCCATCCACTTCCTCAAAGCCCAAACACGATTCCTGGTTATTCAAAATTTTCTGTTGACTGCCGTCATGATTCGAATGCTGATCTTGTGCGCTACACAGAAGAACTCTTGGAGAACTTGGAAGCTATAAGTCGGAAGAGACAAGTCAAATACACAATAAAGGAGACATGGCATTTTAAACAGCTTGAATTTGACTCAGATTGTAAGGCGGCTATACAGGAGTCGGCAGAAGAGAACGGCTTAACTTTTACGTCTCTCTATTCAGGCATTGGTCACGATTCCTGTTATACTGCCACCCGTGTACCTACAGCCATGATTTTCATTCCCTGTAAAAATGGCATTTCTCATTCGCCCAAAGAATACTCGTCACCAAAGGCAGTTGCCGATGGAGCACAAGCCATGCTAGGCGCTGTCATTCGTTACGATCAGAGACTCAGAGAGCTTGGAAAATAG
- the JLP1 gene encoding Jlp1p (Fe(II)-dependent sulfonate/alpha-ketoglutarate dioxygenase; involved in sulfonate catabolism for use as a sulfur source; contains sequence that resembles a J domain (typified by the E. coli DnaJ protein); induced by sulphur starvation; GO_component: GO:0005575 - cellular_component [Evidence ND]; GO_function: GO:0051213 - dioxygenase activity [Evidence IEA]; GO_function: GO:0046872 - metal ion binding [Evidence IEA]; GO_function: GO:0016491 - oxidoreductase activity [Evidence IEA,IEA]; GO_function: GO:0000907 - sulfonate dioxygenase activity [Evidence IDA] [PMID 10482536]; GO_process: GO:0046306 - alkanesulfonate catabolic process [Evidence IEA]; GO_process: GO:0055114 - oxidation-reduction process [Evidence IEA,IEA]; GO_process: GO:0044273 - sulfur compound catabolic process [Evidence IMP] [PMID 10482536]) — MGIATAVTTITGPRETVEYIHLEKDEFKPPADSVKGPSPFADKHLEGPSYKLFDGDALKPSGALDSEYEFIETTPVIGREYPTAQVKDILENDELIRDLAITISRRGVVFFRNQDLTLEEQKTLVDKLGRLTGKPETSGIHIHPSTPAGGFLKKDGSGEIDPEVSFISSVKNKKLNYATRRIQLARTGIHSDIGFEAVPSDYASLKIVETPSHGGDTLWYSATALYDKLSPSFRAYLETLTGVYGGGYQKERLSESTYERYSGVRGAPENVGDFLSAVHPAVRTNPVTRWKSVYALGHQFRSFNGLTEDESKAIQDYLNDLLVGSHDIQVRFKWNKNDLAIWDNRSNFHAATLDFYSDTDYVRTGVRTVGIGERPYFDPNSRSRAEDLQTSHLTS, encoded by the coding sequence ATGGGAATTGCAACTGCAGTAACTACTATTACTGGTCCCAGGGAGACAGTGGAGTACATTCATCTGGAGAAGGATGAGTTTAAACCTCCAGCCGACTCTGTCAAGGGACCATCTCCGTTTGCAGACAAGCACTTAGAAGGCCCATCATACAAACTTTTTGACGGCGATGCTTTGAAACCTAGTGGAGCTCTTGATAGTGAATATGAGTTCATTGAAACTACTCCTGTCATAGGCAGGGAATATCCCACCGCTCAGGTGAAAGATATCCTCGAAAATGATGAATTGATTAGGGATCTCGCTATTACCATTTCCCGTAGAGGCGTGGTGTTCTTCAGAAATCAGGACTTGACGTTGGAAGAGCAAAAGACTTTGGTTGACAAGCTGGGACGGTTGACTGGCAAGCCTGAAACTTCTGGAATACACATTCATCCCAGCACGCCAGCAGGGGGATTTCTCAAGAAGGATGGGTCTGGGGAGATTGATCCGGAGGTTTCGTTCATCTCTTCagtcaaaaacaagaagcTAAATTACGCTACGAGACGTATTCAGTTGGCCAGGACGGGAATTCACTCGGACATAGGGTTTGAAGCAGTGCCTAGCGATTATGCTAGTTTGAAGATCGTTGAGACACCGTCGCATGGAGGTGATACTTTATGGTACTCTGCAACTGCTCTATACGACAAGCTATCACCGTCCTTCAGGGCATATTTAGAGACCTTGACAGGAGTATACGGAGGTGGCTATCAGAAAGAGCGTCTGAGCGAGAGCACCTATGAACGATACAGTGGAGTTCGAGGAGCTCCCGAAAATGTGGGAGACTTTCTTTCTGCAGTGCACCCGGCAGTGAGAACGAATCCAGTGACAAGATGGAAATCAGTCTATGCGCTTGGCCACCAATTCCGTTCGTTTAACGGCCTCACAGAGGATGAGAGTAAGGCTATTCAGGACTACTTGAATGACCTCCTGGTCGGCTCACATGACATCCAAGTCAGATTTAAGTGGAACAAGAACGATCTTGCCATCTGGGACAACCGTTCAAACTTCCATGCTGCCACTCTAGATTTCTACTCCGACACCGACTATGTGAGAACAGGCGTCAGAACAGTCGGAATTGGTGAGAGACCCTATTTCGACCCAaatagcagaagcagagcTGAGGATCTACAGACATCCCATCTAACATCTTAG
- a CDS encoding C6 finger domain protein, which produces MRTKTGCATCRARRKKCDEGYPSCKQCIRLNLVCEGYGNKWKFCSPDESSLITKKNRKNSKAGSSAGHKSLVRYVSENSQSHEVHTQDSGTNISSICLPPSLPSETYQFSHSRIEELTGDSAEEVSHTIQDTQDVAQHLQESYPISPPLGLEPVRLQSFEMDLLKYHVNKIAVVSVVNDNALNPLRTLLIPVAMSSACVRKALCAVVAKHISFSQPEYERLALRYYSESLNSLSKEIVVKNDEIAILATAMLCTFEIFDSGVNVWLVHIRGLGALLQNYQNRMHRNYEHNSPSFNFCLNFLFVNDVIACITIPDHVPCIDLYRWNKNSLGSSSKYDYYVGKSKEVLFLLTEMALIRQKAQSDDTYNNSSSFIDDIKVLEQRLLELDFNQLTSTYPDETDGDTSSLTLLAETYRYATLVYLYKYAATSGKKIFEEGSDVEIEYALQCVRYIARIPENACCESTLVFPLFVAGCVLKDNDTWKSYIIQRFDKIDKNWKIGNCAKAIFAMNLVWQSGGSDWIPVLKNLNWQIVLT; this is translated from the coding sequence ATGAGAACTAAGACTGGCTGTGCCACTTGCCGTGCgaggagaaaaaaatgtGACGAAGGGTATCCCAGTTGTAAACAATGTATCCGGCTAAACCTGGTGTGTGAAGGATATGGTAATAAATGGAAGTTCTGTAGTCCAGATGAAAGCTCTCTTATtacgaagaagaacaggaaAAATTCTAAAGCCGGTAGTAGCGCTGGACATAAGTCCTTAGTTCGCTATGTTAGTGAAAATAGTCAGTCTCATGAGGTCCATACGCAAGATAGTGGCACTAATATATCCAGTATATGTTTGCCACCATCGCTTCCAAGTGAGACATATCAATTTTCTCACTCTCGAATAGAAGAGTTGACCGGTGATTCTGCAGAAGAAGTATCTCACACTATACAAGATACTCAGGATGTTGCCCAACATTTGCAAGAAAGCTATCCGATCTCACCTCCACTGGGTTTAGAACCGGTAAGACTGCAGTCGTTTGAAATGGACCTTTTAAAATATCATGTGAATAAGATTGCAGTAGTATCAGTAGTCAACGACAATGCTTTGAACCCGTTAAGAACTTTGTTAATACCGGTTGCAATGTCATCCGCTTGTGTTCGAAAAGCTCTGTGTGCAGTGGTGGCAAAGcatatttcattttctcaGCCAGAATATGAGCGTTTGGCACTGCGCTATTATTCTGAGTCGTTGAATTCATTATCCAAGGAGATTGTTGTCAAGAATGATGAAATAGCGATCTTAGCTACGGCAATGCTATGCacttttgaaatatttgataGCGGGGTAAATGTCTGGCTCGTTCATATTCGAGGCCTTGGAGCTTTGTTACAAAACTATCAAAACAGAATGCACCGAAACTATGAACATAACTCACCCAGTTTCAACTTCTGTCTCAATTTTCTGTTTGTCAACGATGTTATAGCATGTATTACGATACCTGACCATGTCCCATGTATCGATCTCTACCGATGGAATAAGAATAGTCTTGGTAGCAGTTCGAAATATGATTACTACGTAGGTAAGTCCAAGGAGGTTCTATTCTTACTGACAGAAATGGCACTTATTCGACAAAAGGCTCAATCAGATGATACATATAACAATAGTTCCTCATTTATTGATGATATAAAGGTACTTGAGCAAAGGTTACTGGAATTGGACTTCAATCAATTGACCAGCACCTACCCGGATGAGACAGATGGTGATACCAGTTCTTTAACTCTTTTGGCAGAAACTTACAGATACGCAACTTTAGTCTATCTCTACAAATATGCTGCAACTAGTggtaaaaaaatatttgaagaGGGATCAGATGTCGAGATTGAGTATGCGCTACAATGCGTTAGATACATCGCTAGAATTCCTGAAAATGCATGCTGCGAATCTACGTTAGTTTTCCCATTATTTGTAGCGGGATGTGTTCTTAAGGATAACGATACGTGGAAAAGCTATATTATTCAGCGATTTGACAAGATTGACAAGAACTGGAAAATTGGAAACTGTGCCAAGGCTATTTTTGCCATGAATCTCGTATGGCAAAGCGGTGGATCTGATTGGATTCCTGTTTTGAAGAACCTGAATTGGCAGATAGTATTGACGTGA